A portion of the Pseudarthrobacter sp. L1SW genome contains these proteins:
- the rsfS gene encoding ribosome silencing factor, producing MTASESSITIARAAAKAAADKIAQDIVALDVSERLALADVFLIASAPSERQVNAIVDGIEEELAKQDLRPVRREGRSGGRWVLLDYSDIVIHVQHEEDRVFYALERLWKDCPVVDLQLGDDTSAKAVAASERE from the coding sequence GTGACTGCATCAGAATCATCCATCACCATAGCCCGCGCCGCCGCCAAGGCAGCCGCGGACAAGATCGCGCAGGACATTGTTGCCCTGGACGTGAGCGAGCGTCTTGCCCTGGCCGACGTCTTCCTCATTGCCTCGGCTCCCAGCGAGCGGCAGGTCAACGCCATTGTGGACGGGATCGAGGAAGAGCTTGCCAAGCAGGACCTGCGTCCTGTCCGCCGGGAAGGCCGTTCCGGCGGCCGCTGGGTGCTGCTCGACTACTCGGACATCGTGATTCATGTCCAGCACGAGGAAGACCGCGTTTTCTACGCCCTGGAGCGCCTCTGGAAGGACTGCCCGGTGGTTGACCTGCAGCTCGGGGACGACACTTCCGCGAAGGCCGTTGCTGCGTCCGAAAGGGAGTAA
- a CDS encoding extracellular solute-binding protein, translated as MRRQSVKTMSLIASAMIVLAACNPGDSAGASKTLKVAYQKTDSFTALDTMLQAAKQEFEAANQGVKVELQPIQGNDDDYGTKLALALRSPSTAPDVFYEDTFKVRSDVDAGYLLKLDSHLAGWADWDRFDDGAKAAGRADDGGTYAVPLGTDTRAIWYNRKVLEKAGISLPWQPRSWQDILDTARKIKANDPTVTPFNMYAGKGTGEGTVMQSFYELLYGTGSALYDEEAGKWVVGSAGFRDSLAFLETLYEEQLAVSPAEALDANVWKKVFGEWFPDGKLGATVEGSYAPSFWQDGGSYEWPGYEQDIAVAPFPTQNGQAPGAVSMSGGWTLALGAGTKEPDLAFSFLTTALNKKNSLAFTVESSQIAVRQDVAAEQQYLDANPFVRDVSKLVSVTRYRPATADYPRISAAVQEATEAVITGNRSPEEAAADYDAAVAGIVGGDKTVRK; from the coding sequence ATGCGTCGCCAGTCAGTGAAGACCATGTCCCTCATCGCTTCGGCAATGATTGTCCTGGCGGCGTGCAATCCGGGTGATTCTGCGGGCGCTTCCAAGACCCTGAAGGTGGCCTACCAGAAGACCGATTCCTTCACCGCCCTGGATACCATGCTCCAGGCCGCCAAGCAGGAGTTCGAGGCGGCGAACCAGGGCGTCAAGGTGGAGCTGCAGCCCATCCAGGGCAACGACGACGACTACGGCACCAAACTCGCGCTGGCCTTGCGGTCGCCGTCCACGGCGCCGGACGTGTTCTATGAGGACACGTTCAAGGTCCGCTCGGACGTGGACGCCGGCTACCTCCTGAAGCTGGACAGCCACCTTGCGGGCTGGGCGGACTGGGACAGGTTCGACGACGGCGCCAAGGCGGCAGGGCGTGCGGACGACGGCGGGACGTACGCAGTGCCGTTGGGCACGGACACCCGTGCCATCTGGTACAACCGGAAGGTCCTGGAAAAGGCCGGAATCAGCCTTCCCTGGCAGCCGCGGAGCTGGCAGGACATCCTGGACACCGCCCGGAAAATCAAGGCCAACGACCCCACCGTCACCCCGTTCAACATGTACGCGGGCAAGGGCACGGGCGAGGGCACCGTCATGCAAAGCTTCTACGAGCTGCTGTACGGGACGGGGTCCGCCCTGTACGACGAAGAGGCGGGGAAATGGGTGGTTGGTTCCGCCGGCTTCCGGGACTCACTGGCTTTCCTTGAAACGCTGTACGAAGAGCAGCTGGCGGTGTCCCCGGCTGAGGCCCTGGACGCGAATGTCTGGAAAAAGGTCTTCGGTGAATGGTTCCCGGACGGCAAACTCGGCGCAACCGTGGAAGGCTCCTATGCGCCGTCGTTCTGGCAGGATGGCGGATCCTACGAATGGCCCGGCTACGAGCAGGACATCGCTGTCGCCCCCTTCCCCACCCAGAACGGCCAGGCACCCGGGGCCGTGAGCATGTCCGGCGGCTGGACCCTGGCACTAGGGGCGGGGACGAAGGAGCCGGACCTGGCTTTCAGCTTCCTCACCACCGCGCTGAACAAGAAGAATTCGCTGGCCTTCACCGTGGAAAGCTCACAGATTGCCGTCCGGCAGGACGTGGCTGCCGAGCAGCAGTACCTTGACGCGAATCCGTTCGTCAGGGACGTATCCAAGCTTGTTTCGGTGACCCGGTACCGCCCGGCCACCGCTGACTACCCCCGGATTTCAGCGGCCGTCCAGGAGGCCACCGAAGCCGTCATCACCGGCAACAGGTCACCGGAAGAGGCAGCTGCGGACTACGACGCCGCAGTGGCCGGGATCGTGGGCGGCGACAAGACCGTCCGGAAGTAG
- a CDS encoding methyltransferase has product MASNSLGDLFSALRRRPDVEAPNLQAWDATDRLLLETAGGLVPAGSAVAVIGDRYGALALGALATLSPGSVRVHQDLITGERALQLNAAALHIAGLLPDMLAVPPPGGTDGDPGFRQLPLGPELLAGAQAVLLQLPKTLAELDEITAAVARYAAPDVQLLAGGRVKHMSLGMNAVLERHFSSVQPQLARQKSRVVLAGGPKGDAETERYPAVEHLAELDLHVAAHGAVFAGTKLDIGTRFLLTFLPSMKPARHAVDLGCGTGILAAMYARQHPGAAVTATDQSAAAVASARATAEANGLGGRITVLQDDALSTLAPGSVDLVLLNPPFHVGAGVHAGAGLKMIEAAGRVLAPEGELWTVFNRHLPYLPALERHVGPTAVKGRNPKFTVTVSTRRGD; this is encoded by the coding sequence TTGGCATCAAACAGTCTTGGCGACCTCTTCTCGGCACTCCGGCGCAGGCCGGATGTGGAAGCACCCAACCTGCAAGCGTGGGACGCCACGGACCGTCTCCTGCTGGAGACGGCCGGAGGCCTGGTGCCCGCAGGAAGCGCGGTGGCCGTCATCGGAGACCGGTACGGCGCCCTGGCGCTCGGCGCCCTCGCCACGCTCAGCCCGGGCTCCGTGCGCGTGCACCAGGACCTGATCACGGGGGAGCGGGCCCTGCAGCTCAATGCAGCCGCACTGCACATCGCCGGACTGCTGCCGGACATGCTGGCGGTGCCGCCGCCAGGCGGCACGGACGGGGACCCGGGCTTCAGGCAGCTGCCGCTCGGCCCGGAACTCCTGGCCGGCGCGCAGGCAGTACTGCTGCAGCTGCCCAAAACGCTCGCCGAGCTGGACGAGATCACCGCCGCCGTCGCCCGGTACGCCGCGCCGGACGTACAGCTCCTGGCGGGCGGGCGGGTCAAGCACATGTCCCTCGGCATGAACGCCGTGCTGGAACGCCACTTCTCCTCCGTCCAGCCGCAGCTCGCCAGGCAGAAGTCCCGCGTGGTCCTGGCTGGCGGGCCGAAAGGGGACGCGGAAACGGAACGCTATCCCGCCGTCGAACACCTGGCCGAGCTTGACCTCCACGTGGCTGCCCATGGGGCAGTGTTCGCCGGCACCAAACTGGACATCGGCACCAGGTTCCTCCTGACGTTCCTGCCATCCATGAAGCCGGCCCGGCACGCCGTCGACCTCGGCTGCGGTACGGGAATCCTCGCCGCCATGTACGCCCGGCAGCACCCGGGGGCGGCGGTGACGGCCACTGACCAGTCCGCCGCCGCGGTGGCCTCCGCGCGGGCAACGGCAGAGGCCAACGGGCTGGGCGGCCGCATCACCGTCCTGCAGGATGACGCCCTCAGCACCCTTGCCCCGGGCAGCGTGGACCTGGTGCTGCTCAACCCGCCGTTCCATGTTGGCGCCGGGGTCCATGCCGGAGCAGGCCTGAAGATGATTGAGGCAGCGGGCCGGGTACTCGCGCCCGAGGGCGAGCTGTGGACGGTCTTCAACCGCCACCTGCCCTACCTGCCCGCGTTGGAGCGGCACGTTGGGCCTACCGCCGTGAAAGGCAGGAACCCCAAGTTCACGGTGACCGTGAGCACGCGGCGCGGCGACTGA
- a CDS encoding MoxR family ATPase yields MLSTSASARIEPAELARAQQVVANIARSFEAKVVGQARLRESLLVGLLTGGHILLESVPGLAKTTAAQTVAEAVSAEFRRIQCTPDLLPSDIVGTQIYDAAKGTFITQLGPVHANIVLLDEINRSSAKTQSAMLEAMQERQTSIGGQEYRLPSPFLVLATQNPIEQEGTYRLPEAQMDRFMLKDVLDYPSPAEEAEIIRRIDAGVYTPEQAPPAAASLDAVTEVQELVRRVYMDPAVINYIVGLVFVTRNAGQYIDPRLAGYIEFGASPRASIAFSQAARAVALLNGRDHVIPEDVKTLAHRVLRHRLILNFDAVAEQVQVETVIDAVVAAVQTP; encoded by the coding sequence GTGCTTTCAACCAGCGCGTCCGCAAGAATTGAACCGGCGGAACTGGCCAGGGCGCAGCAGGTTGTGGCGAACATCGCCAGGAGCTTCGAGGCCAAGGTGGTGGGGCAGGCCAGGCTGCGGGAATCCCTGCTGGTTGGCCTGCTGACCGGCGGGCACATCCTCCTGGAAAGCGTCCCCGGGCTTGCCAAGACCACCGCCGCGCAGACCGTGGCGGAGGCAGTCAGCGCAGAGTTCCGCCGGATCCAGTGCACCCCGGACCTGTTGCCCAGCGACATCGTGGGCACGCAGATCTACGACGCCGCCAAGGGAACCTTCATCACCCAGCTGGGACCGGTGCACGCCAACATAGTGCTCCTGGACGAGATCAACCGTTCCAGTGCCAAAACGCAGAGCGCCATGCTCGAGGCGATGCAGGAACGCCAGACCTCCATCGGCGGCCAGGAATACCGGCTGCCCTCGCCCTTCCTTGTCCTGGCCACCCAGAACCCCATCGAGCAGGAGGGCACGTACCGGTTGCCGGAAGCGCAGATGGACCGTTTCATGCTCAAGGACGTGCTGGACTATCCCTCCCCGGCGGAGGAGGCGGAGATCATCCGCCGCATTGATGCAGGGGTGTACACCCCTGAACAGGCGCCCCCGGCCGCAGCCTCGCTGGATGCCGTCACCGAGGTCCAGGAACTCGTCCGCCGCGTCTACATGGACCCGGCGGTCATCAACTACATCGTGGGGCTGGTCTTCGTCACCCGCAACGCCGGGCAGTACATCGACCCGCGGCTGGCCGGCTACATCGAATTCGGGGCCAGCCCCCGTGCCAGCATCGCCTTCAGCCAGGCTGCGCGGGCCGTTGCCCTGCTGAACGGCAGGGACCACGTCATCCCCGAGGACGTAAAGACGCTGGCCCACCGGGTCCTCCGCCACCGCCTGATCCTGAACTTCGACGCCGTGGCGGAACAAGTGCAGGTGGAAACGGTGATTGACGCCGTCGTCGCTGCCGTCCAGACCCCCTAG
- a CDS encoding DUF58 domain-containing protein, with product MTSLLQRVKSTMAIFAHRKARGLLDGEYGSVFRGRSLDFDDLRAYIPGDEVRDIDWKASARHGSPLIKRYVAVRRQSVILVTDTGRNMAAEAYSGETKKDIAVMALGVMGYLAHRHGDVVGLVCGDSAGTTSLPAKAGEAHLERLLRQVDSAARLDAAPSRIEDQLDHVARTVKGRDLLFVVADEVAASPAAGQLLRRLRAQHEILWLTVRDAGLAPEDPLHRPDQVLPDSYSVAGSYPLIAHLAKDPAVAAAYANTVAERDAGRRAMLRQAGITEGEVAGTGGVMTALFALLERHRRAG from the coding sequence GTGACCAGCCTCCTCCAGCGGGTGAAGTCAACCATGGCCATCTTCGCGCACCGCAAGGCCCGCGGCCTGCTCGACGGCGAATACGGCTCGGTGTTCCGCGGCCGCAGCCTGGACTTTGACGACCTCCGCGCCTACATTCCCGGCGACGAGGTACGCGACATCGACTGGAAGGCATCGGCCCGCCACGGCTCGCCGCTGATCAAGCGGTACGTGGCGGTCCGCCGGCAGAGCGTCATCCTGGTCACCGACACCGGCCGCAACATGGCAGCGGAAGCCTACAGCGGGGAAACGAAGAAGGACATCGCCGTGATGGCGCTGGGGGTCATGGGGTACCTGGCCCACCGGCATGGCGACGTGGTGGGACTGGTGTGCGGCGATTCCGCCGGCACAACGTCGCTGCCTGCCAAAGCCGGAGAAGCCCACCTGGAACGCCTCCTGCGGCAGGTCGACTCGGCGGCAAGGCTGGACGCTGCGCCCAGCAGGATCGAGGACCAGCTGGACCATGTGGCGCGCACCGTGAAGGGGCGCGACCTGCTGTTCGTCGTCGCCGATGAAGTGGCGGCCAGCCCGGCCGCCGGGCAACTGCTGCGCCGGCTCCGGGCGCAGCACGAGATCCTCTGGCTCACGGTCCGGGACGCAGGGCTGGCCCCTGAGGACCCCCTCCACCGGCCGGACCAGGTCCTGCCTGATTCGTACAGCGTCGCCGGCTCCTACCCCCTCATTGCGCACCTTGCCAAGGACCCGGCAGTTGCCGCAGCCTACGCCAACACCGTGGCTGAACGGGACGCCGGGCGCAGGGCCATGCTTCGCCAGGCTGGAATCACGGAAG
- a CDS encoding FAD-dependent oxidoreductase — MNSARTDVVVIGAGQAGLSAAYHLQRRGVDYVMLDAEDGPGGAWRHRWKSLRMATVNGISDLPGMAKPAVDPREPSSEFLARYFGGYEQDLGLSVRRPVKVQSVLREDTDPAGLLRVGTSAGDWIAKAVINATGTWTRPFWPIYPGQSTFRGQQLHVADYVSAEEFAGRHVIVVGGGISAVGLLDEISRVTTTSWFTRREPVWRDEEFDAKAGHDAVALVEERVRKGLPPQSVVSVTGLMRTPALKAAAARGALNRQPMFTSIEPDGVRLADGGFLPADVILWATGFRAELEHLAPLHLRGPGGGIMMDGTQVAAEPRVHLVGYGPSSSTIGANRAGRAAVAAILKLPGITPAPAPVSWG, encoded by the coding sequence GTGAATTCTGCCCGAACCGACGTCGTCGTCATCGGCGCGGGCCAGGCCGGGCTCTCCGCCGCCTACCACCTTCAGCGCCGCGGCGTTGACTATGTCATGCTCGACGCCGAGGACGGCCCGGGAGGCGCGTGGCGGCACCGCTGGAAGAGCCTGCGGATGGCTACCGTCAATGGCATCAGCGATCTTCCCGGCATGGCAAAGCCGGCTGTGGACCCGCGCGAGCCCAGTTCGGAATTCCTGGCCCGCTACTTCGGCGGCTATGAGCAGGACCTGGGTCTGTCCGTCCGGCGGCCGGTAAAGGTGCAGTCGGTCCTGCGTGAAGACACGGACCCCGCGGGCCTGCTGAGGGTCGGCACGTCTGCCGGGGACTGGATAGCCAAGGCCGTCATCAATGCCACCGGCACCTGGACCCGCCCCTTTTGGCCCATCTATCCGGGACAGTCGACGTTCCGCGGGCAGCAGCTGCACGTGGCCGACTATGTTTCCGCGGAGGAGTTCGCCGGCCGCCACGTGATTGTTGTCGGCGGCGGCATCTCGGCCGTGGGCCTCCTCGATGAGATCTCCCGCGTCACCACCACCAGCTGGTTCACCCGCCGGGAGCCGGTGTGGCGGGACGAAGAGTTCGACGCCAAGGCAGGCCACGACGCCGTTGCCCTGGTTGAGGAGCGGGTCCGCAAGGGGTTGCCGCCGCAGAGCGTGGTATCCGTGACGGGACTGATGCGGACCCCGGCCCTCAAGGCGGCGGCCGCAAGGGGAGCGCTCAACCGGCAGCCGATGTTCACCTCCATAGAGCCCGACGGCGTCAGGCTCGCCGATGGGGGCTTCCTGCCGGCGGACGTGATCCTGTGGGCCACCGGCTTCCGTGCGGAACTCGAGCATCTCGCACCGTTGCACCTCAGGGGACCCGGCGGCGGAATCATGATGGACGGAACCCAGGTGGCAGCCGAACCGCGCGTCCATCTGGTGGGCTACGGCCCGTCGTCGTCCACTATCGGCGCCAACCGGGCGGGACGCGCCGCCGTGGCGGCCATCTTGAAACTGCCGGGAATCACCCCCGCCCCGGCCCCGGTAAGTTGGGGATGA
- a CDS encoding carbohydrate ABC transporter permease: MQLPSTARQLLRYLPVLPAVLLLLVFLAGPVLWAFHASLTNAGLTGRSARNPSWVGLENYGRLLTDPVFPLSLFLTVMFVGGSAVLGQNLLGLALAVLMRRARPAVSAAVGTTVVAAWVLPEIVAAFAAYAFFSGDGTLNQLLGRLGLGRADWLYAFPMVAVTLANVWRGTAFSMLVYRAALNDVPAEVTEAAQMDGARGWQRLAFITLPMIRGSITTNLMLITLQTLAVFTLVWVMTAGGPANASTTLPVLAYQEAFKFGDIGYGTAVASVLILIGAIFGLAYIRLLRERKP, translated from the coding sequence TTGCAGCTCCCTTCCACGGCACGGCAACTGTTGCGGTACCTGCCGGTCCTTCCTGCTGTTCTGCTCCTTCTCGTCTTCCTTGCCGGACCCGTGCTCTGGGCGTTCCACGCCTCGCTGACCAACGCCGGACTGACCGGGCGCAGCGCCCGCAACCCTTCATGGGTGGGGCTGGAGAACTATGGCCGGCTGCTTACGGACCCGGTGTTCCCGCTGTCCCTTTTCCTCACCGTTATGTTTGTGGGAGGTTCTGCGGTACTCGGCCAGAACCTGCTGGGACTGGCCCTGGCCGTGCTGATGCGGCGGGCCCGGCCAGCAGTGTCCGCCGCCGTCGGCACCACGGTGGTGGCGGCCTGGGTGCTTCCCGAAATAGTGGCAGCCTTCGCCGCCTACGCCTTTTTCAGCGGCGACGGGACGCTGAACCAGCTGTTGGGGCGCCTGGGGCTGGGCCGGGCGGACTGGCTCTACGCCTTTCCCATGGTGGCCGTGACGCTTGCCAACGTGTGGCGTGGGACCGCCTTTTCCATGCTGGTGTACCGGGCGGCGCTGAACGACGTTCCGGCTGAGGTGACAGAGGCGGCCCAGATGGACGGTGCGCGCGGCTGGCAGCGGCTCGCCTTCATCACGCTGCCGATGATCCGCGGAAGCATCACCACCAACCTGATGCTGATCACGCTGCAGACGCTCGCGGTGTTCACGCTGGTGTGGGTGATGACGGCGGGCGGACCGGCCAACGCGAGCACCACGCTCCCTGTCCTCGCCTACCAGGAGGCGTTCAAGTTCGGTGACATTGGCTATGGGACTGCGGTGGCCTCTGTGCTCATCCTCATTGGCGCCATCTTCGGCCTGGCGTACATCCGGCTGCTCCGCGAACGGAAGCCATGA
- a CDS encoding cyclopropane-fatty-acyl-phospholipid synthase family protein has protein sequence MTTGTGNAARLAKALAVVLGTEEIPLRLRAWDGSEAGPAGAPVLEFRSRRALRRILWSPGQLGLSRAYVAGEIDSPGDIFAAFAALSSAGKFAEPGPFRPLTAGELWTLLRTAVRLGALGPNPAPPPEEAKVARKGRVHSRRRDSAAISHHYDVGNDFYALVLGPSMVYSCAVWPEGSYDPAQPDAGGRLAAGLDAAQEAKLDLVCRKLGLRPGMRVLDVGCGWGSFALHAAGKYGATVVGVTLSTEQAIFARKRAADAGLTERVDIRVQDYRDVRDGPFDAISSIGMSEHVGREQTPAYAAALFGLLRPGGRLLNHAISWNAGRTKADPDSFIPRYVFPDGEMISLGEMVSALEAARFEVLDVEALRRHYALTLRAWVSRLEANWDQAAKLSGLGRARVWRLYMASSALGFEGGLTGVNQVLVQRPGGDEPPLRRTAWL, from the coding sequence ATGACAACAGGTACCGGGAATGCAGCGCGGCTCGCCAAGGCCCTGGCAGTAGTACTTGGCACTGAAGAAATACCCCTGCGCCTTCGCGCGTGGGACGGTTCCGAGGCAGGACCGGCTGGAGCGCCTGTCCTGGAGTTCCGATCCCGCCGGGCGCTGCGCCGGATCCTGTGGTCCCCGGGCCAGCTCGGCCTGAGCCGGGCCTACGTGGCTGGCGAGATTGACTCCCCGGGGGACATTTTCGCTGCGTTCGCCGCCCTGAGCTCAGCGGGAAAATTCGCGGAGCCCGGGCCGTTCCGGCCGCTGACCGCCGGTGAGCTCTGGACGCTCCTTCGCACCGCCGTCCGGCTTGGCGCCCTGGGCCCGAACCCGGCGCCACCGCCGGAGGAGGCGAAGGTGGCCCGGAAAGGACGCGTGCACTCGCGCCGCCGCGACTCCGCAGCCATCTCGCATCATTACGACGTAGGCAACGATTTCTACGCCCTGGTGCTGGGACCGTCCATGGTCTACTCCTGCGCAGTGTGGCCCGAAGGCAGCTATGACCCGGCGCAGCCGGATGCGGGCGGCCGGCTCGCCGCCGGCCTGGACGCCGCACAGGAGGCCAAGCTGGACCTGGTGTGCCGCAAGCTGGGCCTCCGGCCGGGCATGCGGGTGTTGGATGTTGGCTGTGGCTGGGGCAGTTTTGCCCTGCACGCGGCCGGGAAGTACGGCGCAACCGTAGTGGGCGTAACACTCTCCACGGAGCAGGCGATCTTCGCGCGGAAAAGGGCCGCCGACGCCGGACTGACGGAACGGGTGGACATCCGGGTCCAGGATTACCGGGACGTCCGGGATGGTCCTTTCGACGCCATCAGTTCCATCGGGATGTCCGAGCATGTGGGGCGGGAGCAGACCCCCGCATACGCCGCTGCCTTGTTCGGCCTGCTCCGGCCGGGCGGGCGGCTGCTCAACCACGCCATCTCATGGAATGCCGGCCGTACCAAGGCCGATCCGGATTCCTTCATCCCCCGCTACGTGTTTCCGGACGGGGAGATGATCAGCCTTGGCGAGATGGTTTCCGCCCTGGAGGCAGCCCGCTTCGAGGTCCTGGATGTAGAGGCGCTGCGGCGCCATTATGCGTTGACCCTGCGGGCATGGGTCAGCAGGCTCGAGGCGAACTGGGACCAGGCTGCAAAGCTCAGCGGCCTCGGAAGGGCCCGGGTCTGGCGCCTGTACATGGCTTCCAGCGCCCTGGGCTTCGAAGGCGGGCTGACGGGCGTTAACCAGGTCCTGGTCCAGCGGCCGGGCGGGGACGAACCGCCGTTGCGCCGCACAGCCTGGCTCTGA
- a CDS encoding carbohydrate ABC transporter permease → MSAPAKTARTRPVGTPGPQRRRAGRTPADLVLLLIGASFLLPLLWLILASLDAEAGHELRLPPAVGLANFAAVLTPELLLLPLWNSLVLSGGTAAVTLVAAVLAAYPLSRYQSRFNRPFMYTVLFGTCLPITAIMVPVYGLFVQFELLDSMPATILFMATTTLPMAIWMTKNFMDGVPASLEEAAWVDGATRMAALRTIVLPLMKQGLGVVFVFVFIQAWGNFFVPFVLLLSEARQPAAVSIFSFFGQHGAVAYGQLAAFSILYSLPVLALYVIVARGAGNSFALSGAVRG, encoded by the coding sequence ATGAGCGCCCCCGCCAAGACGGCCCGCACGCGTCCGGTTGGCACTCCAGGGCCGCAACGGCGCCGGGCCGGCAGGACTCCGGCTGACCTGGTGCTGCTCCTGATCGGCGCCAGCTTCCTGCTGCCCCTGCTCTGGCTCATCCTGGCGTCCCTCGATGCCGAAGCCGGCCATGAACTGAGGTTGCCGCCCGCCGTCGGCCTGGCCAACTTCGCCGCCGTCCTGACGCCGGAACTGCTCCTCCTGCCACTGTGGAACAGCCTGGTGTTGTCCGGGGGGACGGCCGCCGTGACACTGGTTGCAGCGGTGCTGGCCGCCTATCCGCTGTCCCGCTACCAGTCCCGGTTCAACCGGCCGTTCATGTACACCGTCCTGTTCGGAACGTGCCTGCCCATCACCGCCATCATGGTCCCGGTGTACGGGCTCTTCGTCCAGTTCGAGCTGCTCGACTCGATGCCCGCCACCATCCTCTTTATGGCCACCACCACCCTGCCCATGGCCATCTGGATGACCAAGAACTTCATGGACGGCGTGCCGGCGTCGCTGGAAGAGGCTGCCTGGGTGGACGGCGCAACCAGGATGGCTGCGCTCCGGACCATTGTGCTGCCGCTGATGAAGCAGGGGCTGGGCGTGGTGTTCGTCTTTGTGTTCATCCAGGCCTGGGGGAACTTCTTTGTGCCGTTTGTGCTGCTCCTGTCCGAGGCACGGCAGCCGGCGGCGGTGTCCATCTTCAGTTTCTTCGGCCAGCACGGGGCCGTGGCCTACGGCCAGTTGGCTGCGTTCTCCATCCTGTATTCACTGCCGGTGCTGGCTCTTTACGTCATTGTGGCCAGGGGCGCCGGCAATTCCTTTGCCCTGTCCGGAGCCGTCAGGGGATAG
- a CDS encoding ROK family transcriptional regulator — translation MGDFNLTVILDAIRRSSGGLSRVELAQIVGLSPQTISNISRRLLDQHLIVEAGKEGSGPGKPRTILRLNPGGVFALGVHLDPAVTTFVVLDLVGAVVRHSRIKTPGGNDPSAVISTIAEEIAKLVEDSGVDRERIAGLGLAAPGPIDLDNGTVVDPPLLPGWDRVELRSALSEATGYSVLVDKDVTSAAVAETWAGGPSGSGSFIFMYMGTGIGCGIVLNDEVVRGTSGNAGEIGHIVVDPDGPPCDCGLRGCVKSTCIPQVLVAEAEAAGILDGTRSGNSGAEIQQSFSRLCDLADEGNEQALAIIDKSAVRVARAASVVTNTLDVERVVFGGPFWSRLAGRYLEKIPALLDANSDTRLIHPIEVVGTGVGDDVGAIGAASLVLEHTLAPRAQRLLLES, via the coding sequence ATGGGGGACTTCAACCTTACGGTGATCCTGGACGCCATCCGCAGGTCCTCCGGCGGGCTGAGCCGCGTGGAACTCGCCCAGATCGTGGGCCTTTCGCCCCAGACCATCTCCAACATCTCCCGGCGCCTCCTTGACCAGCACCTCATCGTGGAGGCCGGCAAGGAAGGCAGCGGTCCCGGCAAGCCGCGCACCATCCTGCGGCTCAACCCCGGCGGCGTGTTCGCTTTGGGAGTCCACCTCGACCCCGCTGTCACCACCTTCGTGGTCCTGGACCTGGTGGGCGCGGTGGTACGACACTCGAGGATCAAAACTCCCGGCGGCAACGATCCATCCGCGGTCATTTCCACCATTGCCGAGGAGATCGCCAAGCTCGTGGAGGACTCCGGCGTGGACCGGGAGAGGATCGCCGGACTTGGGCTCGCGGCCCCCGGCCCCATCGACCTGGACAACGGCACCGTGGTGGACCCGCCGCTGCTCCCCGGCTGGGACCGGGTGGAACTGCGCAGCGCCCTTTCCGAAGCCACCGGCTATTCGGTCCTGGTGGACAAGGACGTCACCAGCGCCGCCGTCGCGGAAACGTGGGCCGGCGGCCCCAGCGGCTCCGGCAGCTTCATCTTTATGTACATGGGCACGGGCATCGGCTGCGGCATTGTGCTCAATGACGAGGTTGTCCGGGGAACCTCCGGAAATGCCGGCGAGATCGGCCACATTGTGGTGGACCCGGATGGTCCCCCTTGTGACTGCGGCCTGCGCGGCTGCGTGAAATCCACCTGCATCCCGCAGGTCCTGGTGGCCGAAGCGGAGGCCGCCGGCATCCTGGACGGCACGCGGTCGGGGAACAGCGGCGCGGAAATCCAGCAAAGCTTTTCCCGGCTGTGCGACCTCGCGGACGAGGGAAACGAACAGGCCCTTGCCATCATCGACAAGTCCGCAGTGCGGGTGGCGCGTGCAGCATCGGTGGTCACCAACACGCTCGACGTTGAGCGCGTGGTGTTCGGCGGGCCCTTCTGGAGCCGCCTGGCCGGCCGCTACCTCGAGAAGATTCCTGCCCTGCTCGATGCCAACAGCGACACGCGGCTGATCCATCCCATCGAGGTGGTGGGGACCGGGGTAGGCGATGACGTCGGAGCCATCGGCGCGGCCTCGCTGGTCCTGGAACACACGCTGGCTCCCCGGGCCCAGCGGCTCCTGCTGGAGAGCTGA